In Aspergillus nidulans FGSC A4 chromosome II, the genomic stretch GGCGCTGAGTCATCGCTGGGCTCACGGCCCACGGGCAACAATGAGTGGGCGTCATCGCTTTGTTTTTTTCCCAAGTTGCCTGCTGCGGACCTTTCCTTTCGATGGACGAGGATCGCGATTTTCACGATGCTGCTTCTTTGGTTGTGACAGGCTCAGCTCATAACTCTCATACTTACCGTCAGCAAGGAGTCTCATGAGCTTAGTTGCCTAGTTCTCGTTTGGCCATTGACTGTTGCACAGCACGGTTCTTTGTCTGCAGTACTCCGCGCTTCGTCTCAGTAGTCACTCATTAGCGATCTCCAGGCTTTCGTATTTCCTTTTTCGCGATTCATTCTGTACGCGCTTCATATGGCTGGCTCCAGACTCCTTTTCAGTATTGCTAACCAGCTTGCAGCGAATACAGAAGCTTCATACATCTTCAACAAGTCACCGGTTGAGAGTTACATCCACTGTTCCACCATCGGAACCCTCGTACATCCAGTCCAACGAAATATAATACCCTCTCCTTGCTCCTAGCGTCCCATACGTTTGGACCAGTGCCCAAGTGGAACTTCCAGAATCCCTCCGCAAGTGTCCCAATCTCAGCCAACGTGCTGCGTCCCAGCCGTTCATTGGCTCGGGACCCTATAAAGTACGGAGCAGCCAGAGCTAGGATCTATCATTCACCCTAGCGTCTTATTATTTGGCTTGAAGGACCCGCCTCGTCGCCTCACTATCACTCAAACGGGCCTTTCCTCCAAAGAGCTCTCGCCGTTCGGTCTCGTGGAGAGTTCGATTCGTGTTCCAGAACGGATCCTCGCGCCCCTTATTTGTTTGCATGAGCTGGCCCCTTTAGAAGCGGGGATAGCTTGTTCTTCGGCGCTAGCTCGCAACTTTATATAACGTTGGGGCTGGAGCGAATGCCATCATGAGCTCCCCCAATGCGAGCTTTCCTCTGCCGCCTGCTCCCCGTGTAGGGTTGCTAGACACAAGTGTTTTGCGACTGCTTCGGTATCAGATTTCTTCTACTCTCGTGGAGATAGCTCCTTTTGTCGCGTCGACTTTTTCCTTTCACGCTTTTGACCCAAATCCGAAAGTGAACCAGGGCGAGGTAGTTTTTTTGACTGCCTGCATTATCATAATGGTTGGCTGCGGACTCCTGTCTTCGCTCCTGCAGCGCGCAAATTCGGCGCGATCGAACAAAAGGAGACGCTTTCGCCGCTCTCTGAGTGACGTTCACAAAGGTTCTGGCGGGACGGTGACTTCGTCTGACGAAGACGGTTATGAAAGTTCAGAGTCATGGCAACATGTTGCGGAAACTCGCCAAAACCAAGAGGTACACCAGAAAGGTGATGAGCCGCAGGATGGTAAATTTACCTTCAGTAACTTATCAGGCAATGCTAATCAATGCTCAGCGGTCAACACAGACCCTGGACTCTTGAAAAAACATTCGCTGTACCTGTCTTATAAGACATCCGTCGCCGAATATCCTTCAATAAGGACGTTCAACCGCCCACATCCGCAGATGGACAAGTTACCGACCACGCCATCGCCGATTCCCCTCCTAGTATTCGTACACGGGCTAGGTGGGTCTCTGGCGCAGTTCAACCATCTCCTCACAAGCCTTTCAAATGTCGGTCCTTGTTTTGGTATCGATTTACCCGGCTGCGGGTTGTCATCTTTTGCGCCTACCGCGTGGGATGCGTACACAATCGAAGCTCTAGCGGAGTTGCTTGCCACAGCTATTGACCGTCATCGCGATAAAGAGGCTGGTCAGAAAGTGGTTCTGATTGCGCACAGTCTGGGATGTTCTCTATCAGCAATGCTaacatcctcaacctcaccaCTCAAACATGAGTTGAAGGATCATATCCTTGGCCTCGTTGCTATTTGTCCTCGCGCATCACCTCCATCTCCCAAGGAAGTGTCGTCCCATCGTCGTTTGCTTTATATCCCTGATTCGATATTCAATCTCTGGCGACGCTGGGACAGACGCGGTGGCCTGTACAGCAATAGTGTCAATAGGCTCGTTGGCGCAGGTGCCGATGAGGAAACTCGCAGCCTTCAAATCCGTTTCAACAAACAAAGCAAGACTCCTGTTTGGAAGCGCATGGTTTGGGGCACTCTTCCTTCATATTCCGGACCTAATAGTAAACCTATTAGTGGTCTCCCTGGACAGGAGGTTTGGGCCGGTGTGAAAACACCAATTCTACTTATTGGTGGGGAATCGGACATGGTGACAAGGCCAGTCGAACTCCAGAAGCTTTTAAGAGCCCTCGGTGACACTGGTAATGATAAAACCATGGacgaagatgcagatggCAGCGTTGCTGCCTCCGAAGCTTCCATGCTTCCCGACTCTCTGGCT encodes the following:
- a CDS encoding RNA 5'-triphosphatase domain-containing protein (transcript_id=CADANIAT00004624) — encoded protein: MVGCGLLSSLLQRANSARSNKRRRFRRSLSDVHKGSGGTVTSSDEDGYESSESWQHVAETRQNQEVHQKGDEPQDAVNTDPGLLKKHSLYLSYKTSVAEYPSIRTFNRPHPQMDKLPTTPSPIPLLVFVHGLGGSLAQFNHLLTSLSNVGPCFGIDLPGCGLSSFAPTAWDAYTIEALAELLATAIDRHRDKEAGQKVVLIAHSLGCSLSAMLTSSTSPLKHELKDHILGLVAICPRASPPSPKEVSSHRRLLYIPDSIFNLWRRWDRRGGLYSNSVNRLVGAGADEETRSLQIRFNKQSKTPVWKRMVWGTLPSYSGPNSKPISGLPGQEVWAGVKTPILLIGGESDMVTRPVELQKLLRALGDTGNDKTMDEDADGSVAASEASMLPDSLAHEEKLGIEPQLKEKVTNESNGLPRSKRSVKTVILPAPASHALLYDRATYRTLAGIIQDFVSQHADHRLNLGWQLQYLNTSGKWDVKNLAKWKKVPPVSDRIANTFVALKMLREVDEEHNPVLFSKAHRDNIYTVIDISHESPVYNPASLEAGGIHYQKYPTVSKIPPTPDEVRDFIALVDRLQKEITEKMEKSNTSGAARLRPVVGVHCHYGFNRTGFLIVSYLIERCGFGVQEAIDEFEKRRPPGIRHAHFIDTLFVRYCVGLKRAPTL